One genomic window of Musa acuminata AAA Group cultivar baxijiao unplaced genomic scaffold, Cavendish_Baxijiao_AAA HiC_scaffold_1137, whole genome shotgun sequence includes the following:
- the LOC135581873 gene encoding heavy metal-associated isoprenylated plant protein 33-like gives MSKEEDIKFLKIQTCILKVNIHCDGCKKKVKKLLHKVDGVYTTSIDAEQGKVTVSGNVDPATLIKKLAKAGKHAELLAPKGGGNNNSSNQVQKPQPQGGKGQQKDNGKAQKAGNGGGGAGGGGQDHKGQHPHPHPQPTPQQQLLLQRQLQQLQQLQQMKGAKDLQLPQLKEFNFPPYKDPKSVNAAFPPGGCDDYDDEDDFDDDFDDDEMDEFDCFDADFDDDFKNLKIKPPVAAPNGNAMNDKKGGSGDKKAGGVPVQNKGMCNGNEPKNGNGGSGKKGGGGNPNQGGGGGGSATKNGGAGGGGGKNGGGAVPQDGKNGANSKKGIPSGSGNGNASGQAGNCNTNGNIINPANGARKGPVNSGVGAGGPPMANPGKMGQGFPGMGVGMGHQMGNMHAPMGQMGNIPTAAAAAAAAAAMQGLPAGGPPPGYYQGGMVAPPPEVIAAAAANANPYQQQYIAAMMQQQQQQQQQQQQQRMMMMNAQDRAFQPMMGYARPPVPMYYNMPPPPPPAATPHHHSDPYTTFFSDENTSSSCSIM, from the exons ATGAGTAAAGAAGAAGACATCAAGTTCCTCAAGATACAG ACGTGCATTCTCAAAGTGAACATTCACTGTGATGGCTGTAAGAAGAAGGTCAAGAAACTGCTTCACAAAGTTGATG GGGTCTACACCACCAGCATAGATGCAGAGCAGGGGAAGGTGACCGTCTCGGGTAACGTCGATCCTGCCACCCTCATTAAGAAGCTTGCCAAGGCTGGCAAACATGCGGAGCTGCTGGCTCCGAAGGGTGGCGGtaacaacaacagcagcaaccAGGTCCAGAAACCACAACCACAGGGTGGTAAAGGGCAACAGAAGGACAACGGGAAGGCCCAAAAGGCTGGAAACGGCGGTGGTGGTGCTGGAGGCGGAGGGCAAGATCACAAAGGTCAGCACCCGCACCCGCACCCGCAGCCAACACcacagcagcagctgctgcttcaACGACAgctgcagcagctgcagcagctgcaACAGATGAAAGGGGCCAAAGATCTGCAGCTGCCGCAGCTGAAGGAGTTCAATTTCCCACCCTACAAGGATCCCAAATCCGTGAACGCCGCCTTCCCCCCCGGTGGCTGCGACGACTACGACGACGAGGATGATTTCGACGACGACTTTGATGACGACGAGATGGACGAGTTCGACTGCTTCGACGCCGATTTCGATGACGATTTCAAGAACCTCAAGATCAAGCCGCCCGTCGCGGCGCCGAATGGGAATGCCATGAATGATAAGAAGGGAGGGAGTGGCGATAAGAAGGCCGGGGGCGTTCCGGTTCAGAACAAAGGCATGTGTAACGGCAATGAGCCAAAGAACGGTAATGGTGGAAGCGGTAAAAAGGGTGGTGGTGGAAACCCAAACcagggtggtggcggtggtggatcTGCCACCAAGAACGGTGGTGCCGGTGGTGGTGGGGGGAAGAATGGTGGTGGGGCCGTGCCGCAAGATGGTAAGAATGGTGCTAACAGTAAGAAGGGCATTCCCAGTGGCAGTGGCAATGGCAATGCCAGTGGCCAAGCTGGGAACTGTAACACCAATGGCAACATCATCAATCCAGCCAACGGAGCTAGGAAGGGGCCTGTGAATAGTGGAGTGGGTGCCGGGGGCCCTCCCATGGCCAATCCTGGCAAGATGGGCCAAGGTTTCCCTGGCATGGGCGTGGGCATGGGACACCAGATGGGGAACATGCACGCCCCCATGGGCCAGATGGGGAATATTCCgaccgccgcagcggcagcggcagcggcagcggcgatgcAAGGACTCCCGGCTGGCGGTCCACCGCCCGGGTATTACCAGGGAGGGATGGTGGCACCACCGCCCGAGGTGATCGCCGCCGCGGCCGCCAACGCCAACCCATATCAGCAGCAGTACATAGCTGCAatgatgcagcagcagcagcagcagcaacagcagcagcagcagcagaggatgatgatgatgaatgcgCAGGATCGCGCGTTCCAGCCGATGATGGGCTACGCTCGGCCACCGGTGCCGATGTACTACAAcatgccaccgccgccgcctccggcgGCCACACCGCATCACCACAGCGATCCTTACACCACCTTCTTCAGTGATGAGAACACTAGCAGCAGCTGCTCGATTAtgtga